CTGAGCATCTGATGGGGAGTCCTGGGGGTGGCTGGGATCCCCGGGACCCAGCAGCACAGTAGGGCTGAGGGATCCCTCAGCACCTGACAGAGGGTTCTGGGCACAGCCGTGATCCCCAGGAGCTATCAGCactgtggggctggagctgctggtcCCCAGGGGCTGGCTGGGGGTCCTGGGGAGGATCTGGGTGTCATCTGAGGACCCTGTGCTTTCTGCATCCCCACCAGACACATCCTCACCACCGAGGGCAACACAGTACCCTGGGGTGGTGGCAGGGTCCCCAGGGACGCCCCTGGGTGCTCTGATCCGGGGGGGCCTGCGGGGCTTCTCCAGGCTGGCATCaaaaagggaggaggaggaggaggaggaagcattGAGCCTCGCTGCTGAGGCCTGAAGGCGGCTCTTGGTGCGGGGGGTGATGTGGCAGAactggggatgctgcagcccctgtgaAGTGACATCCCTTACAGCAGGGCTGCAAGGGAGCTCCAGGCTGCGGGGGGGGGAGCCCTCgaggctgcagccctggaaCAGCACAGGCAGCTCCTCCGCAGCTGAAGGGTTCTGGGCAGGCAGCTCACAGGGTCCTGCTGAGGAGGGGGCTTCTCCTGGGCacaccacagccctgctgggctcCAACATCTCCACTGCAGTGAGGAAATGCTCGCTATCctcactgctgtccccagggaGGTCATGGCCTCTGGTTCCTGCTTCCAACACCCCACAATCCCTGCTGCAGCgcaggggctggggggggctcCTGGCCCCAGCagtgggctgcagggaggagctgcATGCCCCCGTTCCCTTTAGGGGTACCTCCTCATGCTCACCCCCAGCCCAGAGCAGTGTGCTGGATGCCAGgggctgcagaggcagagccGGACACCCTGGGGTGAGGGAGGAACCCAAGGAGGGTTGAGCACAGCACGGGGGCTcccccagcccacagctgccccCCAGCCCGGGCTCCTCCAGCTGGGTCACGcgagtgctgctcagcagctcgGCAGCGCTGCAATCCTCGGACAAGAAGGACAGTGAGCGCCGGAGTCCCTGGGGGGCCGGGAGGCTCCAGTCCCGCAGGAGCCGCACGCACAGCCCATGGCCCTGCTCCAGCGCCAGGTCGATGGCTCGCTTCCCGTCCTGCAGGGAGGGAACACCGCTGCTGGTATCGCTCCCACCAAGGACGGAGGGCTCCGAGGCGCCGCCCTCAGCGCTAACCTGGTCCCGCAGCTCCGGGTCCCCCccgttctgcagcagcagctccaggcaccCGCAGCTCCCCCAGGACGCAGCGACGTGCAGCGGCGTGAGCCCCTCGGCAGCCCTACCACCGTACCGGCGTCACCGCCGTCCTCTCGGGGGCTCCGCTCCCACTCGGCAGAACGGAGCCGAGCTCCCCAAGGCCGTTACCTGGCATTGGGGTTCCCTCCGTAGCGCAGCAGCAGCCGCAAGCAGCGCACGCCTCCCCCGGACCCCCCCGCAGCGCTCAGATGGATGGGGGCGAACCCCCCTGAAAGCAGCAGGTTGGGGTCGGCCCCGTGCCGCAGGAGGATCTCCACCGCCCTGCGGGGGGACAACGCGGGGTCACCGCCCCTACCGCAGCATCACCCGAGCCTCGGCCACGCGGCAAAGCGACAGCCCGGGCTGCAAAGCCCACGCCGCCGCCGCGAAGCCCGGGCTGCTGCAACGCCCGACCCTTCCCCGTGCAACCTTCGACCCCCGACCCGACCCCATCCCACCCCGATGCCCTCTTACTCCTCGcgcccgccccgcagcgccgcgcacagccgccccgccgccccgcgccgccccgcgccaTTCATGCCGCCCTGCGCACGCGCCTCCCAGCTTCGAATTCCCCGCGCGCCGCCGCTGATTGGCGGGCGAGACGACCAATAGGAGGCGGCCAGATGCCGCCACGCCCTTCCGCCGGATGTGAAGGAGTACGGAGGGGCGTGGCCACAAATGCCGAGCTGCAGCGCCCGCTGCCCGCCCCACTTCCGCCCGGTGCCTCCAACGCTCCGCACCAGCGCCACCCAGCGCCGCGCTCCAGTATTGCACGCAGTGCCCCGCGCAGCGCTGTGCACAGAACTGCCCGATGCTTCCCACCACCCTGCATCGTCACCACCCAGTGCCTCCCAGTAacccccccctcccagcccctcaccacgtccagcagcagccccagtgctgccctgtgcccccGGATATCCCCTGCCAtccccacagcatccttcaAGTCCTCCTGGGCGTCCTCACCTCCCTCACATCTCCAGTACAGAAACCaccacaccaccaccacagccaggcaagaaaacatctcttttttccccatttccacGGCCGTGCACCCAAACCCAATGGTGTGGTGGCCGTGGGGTGGCCCTTCCCCAGATCAGACGGTGGCCTCCACTTCGGGGGGCTCGTCCCCCTCCAGCAGGCTGTATGCTGCATGGCTCTGGAAGGGTCTCTGCAGGGGATGCGCCAGCAGCTTGGCCATGCAGTTGTGCAGCTCCACCGCTGGCCCCGTCAGCGTCACCTCGTACCTGTAGTTGGTGCCCTTGGTGTCCAAGCTGCCAAAGAAGGCATACAGCTCCTGAGGGGCAAAGGATGTGGGCAGCAGGGGGGTGGCACAGCGCTGTCTCCCC
The DNA window shown above is from Lagopus muta isolate bLagMut1 chromosome 26, bLagMut1 primary, whole genome shotgun sequence and carries:
- the ANKLE1 gene encoding ankyrin repeat and LEM domain-containing protein 1 codes for the protein MNGAGRRGAAGRLCAALRGGREEAVEILLRHGADPNLLLSGGFAPIHLSAAGGSGGGVRCLRLLLRYGGNPNARAAEGLTPLHVAASWGSCGCLELLLQNGGDPELRDQDGKRAIDLALEQGHGLCVRLLRDWSLPAPQGLRRSLSFLSEDCSAAELLSSTRVTQLEEPGLGGSCGLGEPPCCAQPSLGSSLTPGCPALPLQPLASSTLLWAGGEHEEVPLKGTGACSSSLQPTAGARSPPQPLRCSRDCGVLEAGTRGHDLPGDSSEDSEHFLTAVEMLEPSRAVVCPGEAPSSAGPCELPAQNPSAAEELPVLFQGCSLEGSPPRSLELPCSPAVRDVTSQGLQHPQFCHITPRTKSRLQASAARLNASSSSSSSLFDASLEKPRRPPRIRAPRGVPGDPATTPGYCVALGGEDVSGGDAESTGSSDDTQILPRTPSQPLGTSSSSPTVLIAPGDHGCAQNPLSGAEGSLSPTVLLGPGDPSHPQDSPSDAQCSPSPTVLPAPAGSDNLQDSPSHVQNSTPATDPRIPEPRTPPMPCSPADRSPHRPVEPDGCPPAEWHSPIAETTCPGDGDQVQSLRLLSDEALLRRLWALGYDPGPITVLTRRVYLRRLEELSRSPAGHSPELTDALRTGRIPNCTEDETVLAQQFDRPDRSRHWREGLLKASFNYLLLDPRTTQELPLRCHRLSPTECFRTFVDAIFYVGKGTRARPYSHLAEAVTQHRMGTRKGCPKVRRILEIWASGMGVISLHCFQSSVPAEAYTREGCLLEALGLRAVTNQRKGNCYGVAASWSPARRRRLGVHMLHRAMRIFLAEGERQLRPADIQAGR